The following is a genomic window from Lathyrus oleraceus cultivar Zhongwan6 unplaced genomic scaffold, CAAS_Psat_ZW6_1.0 chrUn0525, whole genome shotgun sequence.
AGATTATAAACTCACAAATACTGTAACATGGTGAGCTTTGATATAGAAGATACTATCTGCCCTGTCAATCCACTTGAAGACAAATTCCTTATAACAATACCAAATGTAATTTCAGAGGACAATTAATGTTTTTGAATTATCTATGCATATATTTTATTTAAGGGATTGCTAACTTACAAAGATGTGATTCTTGGAGGGTTGAGGCCATCATCAATACTGCAGTTTAGACCTTCCCACATATACTTCACAGGACCACATGGATCTCCTTCCCAATTTTTAGCCactccataattcttcttgatgCTTGTGATAGCATCAACTAGTGCAAGgtatttaaaataatatttaaagAGATTTCAAGCCAATTTGCACAAAGTTTACCAAAAAAATTACACTAATCAAATGTTCTTTTCGTCTTTTAATATAAGTCATTGTTAAATAAATCACATGAAATTGAACAAGGTTGATATATTAAATTTTGTTGACTAATTCTATTGTTTTACAAATTTATTCTTTAAAAGAATGAAATGGTTTATATTTATTATAGAAAAAATATGTAAGATAATCATGAGtatattaataaatatatttttagtGCAGAACAAacttaccatcatccttttgaGTTTCTGATAGTGAGAAGTCTATTAGTTTATAAACCTCCATGGCATTGAGGATGGGTGGAAGAGTTGAATTGTCTGTCTTAGAAAGGGTAAATATATACCTTCCGGCTCCAGTCAAAGCTGCTGTACTTAATATGGTATGTACTCTTTGGTATGCAGGTATTTCAGGTCCATATAAGAGTTTTCCATTCGCTATGATATTGAATGCTCTTGTTTCACTTTCAGCCAGCTTCTCAACCTCGTTAAAGTACAAGTAGAAGTAGTATTGGTCATTTACATCATCTGAACTCCAACTAAATTGTATAGGGGCACTGACATTAAATGGTGTAATAGCAGTGCTCATAACAATTCCTGGTGGTTTATAAATATTTTGAGTTAATATATCTTCATTGCTGCTTAGATTTCTCATCTCATCCCATTTAAAAGGAAACCAGAGCCGGTCGTAAACATCGTCTTTGTACCTGTTGTTTGCACACGACCAAAAAATTTATCAGTTATTTGTTCATATCTGTGAAGCCGTGTCAGATATGTTATATACAATCTTACCTGTATCTTAAATTTGTGATGGAACCTAAGTCATATCGAAAGAAATTTGATAGCACTGATTTAGTTGAGTATGTGACATAAGCTTCATTGTTCAAAGTCCTCAATTCTATGACGGAAATGAAAGGAGTTCCTTTGCCTGTGTTAACAAGACATGGTTGTATGTATTCTAGTGATGGAGTGTAAATGATCTCACTCATTACGACG
Proteins encoded in this region:
- the LOC127114501 gene encoding probable LRR receptor-like serine/threonine-protein kinase At1g05700; its protein translation is MKQTIVGMLTHFLSLLLGVLTILVLIQAQDQSGFISIDCGLPENSSYAETSTGINYISDENFIDTGVSNKIPPPLGNIILQQLEHVRSFPSGVRNCYRIDVTNGTKYLIRASFFYGNYDNLNEPPEFDIHFGPNAWDTVKFTNLSRVVMSEIIYTPSLEYIQPCLVNTGKGTPFISVIELRTLNNEAYVTYSTKSVLSNFFRYDLGSITNLRYRYKDDVYDRLWFPFKWDEMRNLSSNEDILTQNIYKPPGIVMSTAITPFNVSAPIQFSWSSDDVNDQYYFYLYFNEVEKLAESETRAFNIIANGKLLYGPEIPAYQRVHTILSTAALTGAGRYIFTLSKTDNSTLPPILNAMEVYKLIDFSLSETQKDDVDAITSIKKNYGVAKNWEGDPCGPVKYMWEGLNCSIDDGLNPPRITSLNLSSSGLTGQIVSSISKLTMLQYLDLSNNSLNGSLPDFLQQLQFLKVLNVKNNNLTGLVPSGLLERSKTGSLSLSVDVELKSSP